In a single window of the Caulobacter soli genome:
- a CDS encoding flagellar basal body P-ring protein FlgI, giving the protein MSRSFFASVLGLALAAVTLIASPADAKSRIKDIVAFEGVRDNQLVGYGIVVGLNGSGDSLRNAPMTKQSLEAMLERQGVNVRDGNLNTKNTAAVMVTANLPPFSAAGARMDVTVSTLGDAKSLLGGTLLVTSLQGADGQTYAVAQGSVQTGSVSAGGASGSSVTKGVPTAGRIAAGGIIEKETGFQMVSMDVLRMTLRNPDFTTSRRIADAINQRFPNCAQAQNPTIVAVRPPPGMDMISFVTNIENLEVEPDAPAKVIIDEVAGVIVMGDDVRISQVAIAQGNLTISVQESPAVSQPAPFSQGQTKVVPQSTVSVDEEKGRKLLTLGGGASLKSLVGGLNALGVTPRDMISILQAIKASGALQADIEVM; this is encoded by the coding sequence ATGTCTCGTTCATTCTTTGCTTCCGTTCTGGGCCTCGCTCTCGCCGCCGTGACGCTCATCGCGTCCCCGGCCGACGCTAAGTCGCGCATCAAGGACATTGTCGCCTTCGAAGGCGTTCGCGACAACCAGCTGGTCGGCTACGGCATCGTGGTGGGCCTGAACGGTTCGGGCGACAGCCTGCGTAACGCCCCGATGACCAAGCAGAGCCTGGAAGCCATGCTCGAGCGCCAGGGCGTCAACGTCCGCGACGGCAACCTCAACACCAAGAACACCGCCGCCGTCATGGTCACGGCCAACCTGCCGCCGTTCTCGGCGGCCGGCGCGCGCATGGACGTCACGGTCTCGACCCTGGGCGACGCCAAGAGCCTGCTGGGCGGCACCCTGCTGGTCACCTCGCTGCAAGGCGCCGACGGCCAGACCTACGCGGTGGCGCAGGGCTCGGTGCAGACCGGTTCGGTCTCGGCCGGCGGCGCCTCGGGCAGCTCGGTCACCAAGGGCGTGCCGACCGCCGGCCGGATCGCCGCCGGCGGCATCATCGAAAAGGAAACCGGCTTCCAGATGGTGAGCATGGACGTGCTGCGCATGACCCTGCGCAACCCGGACTTCACCACCTCGCGCCGCATCGCCGACGCCATCAACCAACGCTTCCCCAACTGCGCCCAGGCCCAGAACCCGACGATCGTCGCCGTCCGCCCTCCTCCCGGCATGGACATGATCAGCTTCGTCACCAACATCGAGAACCTGGAAGTCGAGCCCGACGCTCCGGCCAAGGTGATCATCGACGAAGTGGCCGGCGTGATCGTCATGGGCGACGACGTCCGCATCAGCCAGGTGGCGATCGCCCAGGGCAACCTGACCATCTCGGTCCAGGAAAGCCCGGCCGTCAGCCAGCCGGCCCCGTTCAGCCAGGGCCAGACCAAGGTCGTCCCGCAGTCGACCGTCAGCGTCGACGAGGAGAAGGGCCGCAAGCTGCTGACCCTGGGCGGCGGCGCTTCGCTCAAGAGCCTGGTCGGCGGCCTCAACGCCCTGGGCGTCACGCCGCGCGACATGATCTCGATCCTGCAGGCCATCAAGGCCTCGGGCGCCCTGCAAGCCGACATCGAGGTGATGTGA
- a CDS encoding rod-binding protein, which yields MSALSSAAVSPIDTVGQTAASTAELLRRGKIKETAQKFEASFLSVMMQSMTAGMTTPEIGGGGAGEDMFKSLLSEEMAKQVSKAGGIGVAAAVQKEMLKMQGLKE from the coding sequence ATGAGCGCGCTTTCCTCCGCCGCCGTTTCGCCCATTGACACGGTCGGTCAGACCGCCGCCTCGACCGCCGAACTTCTGCGCCGCGGCAAGATCAAGGAAACGGCCCAGAAGTTCGAGGCCTCGTTCCTGTCGGTGATGATGCAGTCGATGACCGCCGGCATGACGACGCCGGAAATCGGCGGCGGCGGGGCCGGCGAGGACATGTTCAAGTCCCTTCTGTCCGAGGAGATGGCCAAGCAGGTCTCCAAGGCCGGCGGCATCGGCGTGGCCGCCGCCGTGCAGAAGGAAATGCTGAAGATGCAAGGTCTGAAGGAGTAG